DNA from Streptomyces sp. NBC_01260:
CCTGCGGCGGCTGGTGCTGCCCGCCGTCGTGCTCGGCTCCGGCCTCGCCGCGGTGGTGATGCGCCAGACCAGGGCGGCGATGATCGACGCGATGTCCTCGGACTACGTGCGCACCGCACGGGCCAAGGGGCTGGCCCCGGCCGCCGTGATCGGCCGGCACGGGCTGCGCAACTCGCTCGTCACCGTGATCACCGTGCTGGGTCTCCAGCTCGGGCACCTGATCTCCGGCGCCGTCGTCACCGAACAGGTCTTCGTCCTGCCGGGCTTCGGCAAGCTCACCATCGACGCGGTCTTCACCCGTGACTACGCGATGGTCCAGGGCGTGGTCCTGTTCACCTCGGCCGCCTACATCCTGATCAATCTGCTGGTCGACTTCCTGTACTCGGTGGTCGACCCGCGCATCCGGCTCGGAGGTTCCCGATGACCCTCGCCCCGTCCACGGCGCCGCCCGCCGCCGCGGCCCCCGCGGCACGGCCCGGCGTCCGTGCCGCACGGCCGGCCACCTCACTGCGCCGACTGCGGCGCAACCGGCTGGCGCTGGTGGGTGCGGTGCTGTCCGCGGTGTTCGTGCTCGTCGCGCTGCTCGCACCGCTGCTCGCCCCCTACGACCCGGCCCGGCCGGACTTCGACTCGGCTCTCATGGCGCCGAGTTGGTCGCACTGGCTCGGCACGGACGACCTGGGCCGTGACCAGCTCTCCAGGGTGCTGGTGGGCGTCACCGCTTCCATGCAGGTCGGTGTGCTGGCCGTGCTGCTGGCCTTCGTCGTCGCCGTCCCGCTCGGGCTGGTGGCCGGCTACTACGGCCGGTTCGCCGACACCGTGGTCTCCCGGCTGACCGACACCATGCTGGCCTTTCCCTTCCTGGTCCTGGCCGTGGGCCTCGCCGCCGTCATGGGTCCCTCGCTGCAGAACGCGACCATCGCGATCGGCATCTCCCAGATCCCCGGAATCATCCGCGTCACCCGGGCCGAGACCCTGCGGCTCAAGCATCTGGACTACGTCGGTGCCGCGGTGGCCAACGGCGGCGGCGACGGTGTGATCCTGTTCCGCCACATCCTGCCCAACGCGACCTCGACGCTGATCGTGCAGGCCACCGTCGGGATCCCGTCCGCCATCATCGGCGAGGCGGTGCTCAGCTTCCTCGGCCTCGGGGTGCAGCCGCCCTCCCCCTCGCTCGGCGTGATGCTCTCCAGCGCCCAGCCCTTCATCGCGGACGCGCCCTGGATGGCGGTCTTCCCCGGCCTGGTCATCGTGCTCGCCACTTTGGCTTTCAACCTGCTCGGCGACGGCGTACGCGACATCCTCGACCCCCGCGGAGGTTCCCGGTGACCGAAGTCGAGACGTCCACCGCGCCCCGGCCCGGCGCGGACAGTGGCAGCGAGCCGGTGCTCCGGGTCCGTGACCTGTCGGTCTCCTTCCACGGCGCGGAACGCACCGTGCACGCCGTGGACGGTGTCTCCTACGATTTGGCGCCCGGCGAGGTACTGGCCGTGGTCGGCGAGTCCGGCTGCGGAAAGTCCGTCACCTCCATGGCCGTGATGGGGCTGCTGCCGTCGACCGCCCGGATCGGCGGCTCCATCACCCTGGACGGCCAGGAGCTGGTCGGCGCGCCGGAGAAGCGGTTGCGGTCGCTCCGCGGCCGTCGCCTCTCGATGATCTTTCAGGAGCCGATGACCTCGCTCAACCCGGTACTCACCGTCGGCCGGCAGATCACCGAAGTCCTGCGCCGACACCAGGGGTTGAGCCGGAACGAAGCCAGGGAACGGGCTGTCGAACTGCTCGGTGTCGTCGGAATCCCGGCGCCCCGCAAGCGGGTTGACGAATACCCGCACCAGCTCTCCGGCGGCATGCGGCAGCGGGTGATGATCGCCATCGCGGTGGCGTGCGACCCCGCCGTGCTGATCGCGGACGAACCGACGACCGCTCTCGACGTGACAGTACAGGCCGGCATCCTCGATGTGCTCCGCTCGTTGCGGGACCGGCTCGGCACCGCCATCGTCCTGATCACCCACGACCTCGGAGTGGTCGCGGACACCGCAGACCGGGTCCTGGTGATGTACGCGGGCCGCCCCGTCGAACAGGCCTCGGTGGACGAGCTGTTCGCGTCGCCGCGGCATCCGTACACCCGGGGCCTGCTCGGTGCCGTACTGCGTCCCGGAAGCCGGGGCGCGGGCGGAAGGGCGCGGCTGAACGAGATCCCCGGGCTCGTCCCCGATCTGCGCGAACAGCCGAAGGGGTGCAGTTTCGCGCCGCGTTGCGCCTCGGCCGAGGACGGCTGCCTGACGAGCCGTCCCCCGCTGAACAGGTCCGCCGGCACCCACCTGATCGCCTGCTACCACCCGGCCGATGCGATCGGGTCCGACCCGTCCCGACCCGACGCGAGCAAGGGAACCGTCCGATGACCGCAGACCTCAACCCGCCCGCCGCCACGGCGGGGACCGTCACCCCGGTGCTGGCCGTGCACGGCCTGAAGCGGCATTTCGACGGGGCGGGCGGCACCGTGAAGGCGGTGGACGGGGTGTCGCTGACGATCCTGCCCGGCGAGGTCGTCGGCCTCGTCGGGGAGTCGGGCAGCGGCAAGTCCACGGTGGGGCGCTGTGTGGTCCGCCTCGACCGGCCGACCGACGGCAGCGTGGAGATCAACGGCACGGATGTCACCACGCTCTCGCCGCGTGCGCTCAGGCCGTTGCGGAAGGACTTCCACCTGGTGTTCCAGGACCCCTCGTCCTCGCTCAACCCGCGCATGACCATACGTCAGATCGTTGCGGAGCCGCTGCGGCTGCACGGCCTGGCGAACCGCGCCGAGGCGGCGCAGCGGGTGGACGGGCTCCTGGCCCAGGTGGGCCTGCGGCCCGAACTGGCCGACCGCAACCCCCATGAGCTCTCCGGAGGCCAGCGCCAGCGCGTCTCCATCGCGCGCGCGCTGGCGGTCGATCCCGCGCTCCTGGTGGCGGACGAGCCGACCTCGGCCCTCGATGTGTCCGTGCAGGCCTCCGTGCTCAACCTCCTCGCGGACCTGCAACGCGACCGGGGTTTCGGCTGCCTCTTCATCACCCACGACCTGGCGGCGGTGGAATACCTGGCGGACCGCATAGCGGTGATGTACCTGGGCCGGATCGTCGAACAGGCCCCGGCGGCCGAGCTGTTCGCGGCCCCCAAGCACCCGTACACGCAGGCGCTGCTGTCCGCGGCGCCGGTGCCCGATCCCGCCGAACAGCGGGGCCGGCGCCGGATCGTGCTGGGCGGCGATCTGCCCAGCCCGCTGGACCCGCCGCCCGGCTGCCACTTCCACACCCGGTGCCCCCTGGCCACCGACCGGTGCCGTACCGAGGCGCCCGAACTGCGCCCGCTGCCCACCGGGGGCGGTCGCGAGGCGGCTCCTCGGCAGGTGGCGTGCCATCTCGTCGCGGACGACGGCAGTGTGCCGGATGCCGCGAAGGCCGTGGCGGCGGCTGCCGGCTGACCCGCTGCGGCTGATCAGCCGCGAACGCCGGAGCCCGTCCACCACTCGGTGGACGGGCTCCGGCGTTCGCGGCGGCGGGTCAGCCGACCAGTTCCAGGCCGTCGGCGACGACACGGCCGGCATGCAGGACCGTACGGTCGTCGCTGCGGTCCATGACGGCGGACGCCACCGTCTCGCCCTCGACCAGCAGCAGATCGGCGCTGTCGCCAACGGCGAGACCGGGACGGTCCGAGACGGACGTCAGACGGGGCAGGTCCGTGTGGAGGATCGAGGCCCCGCCGCGGCTCGCGACGGCCACGCAGTGCTCGATCAGCTCGTCGGCCCGGTAGCGGTTGGTGAAGGCCAGCTGCCAGGTGCGGTCCAGCATGTCCCCGTTGCCGTAGGGCGACCAGAAGTCGCGCTGGCCGTCCTCTCCCAGGCCTACACGCACACCGGCGGCGGTCAGTTCGGCCAACGGCAGGGCGTGCTGCTGCTGAGCCGGTGCGATGGTCGCCATCGCGATGTCCAGCTCGGCGAACTCCTCGATGAGGCGGCGGGTGGTCGCCTCGTCGACGGTCCCGAGTTCATAGGCGTGCGAGAGCGTCACCTGACCGGCCATGCCCAGGGCGCGTACCCGCTCCAGGATGAGGTCGACGCTGAACACACCGAGTGCGCCGGGCTCGTGGAGGTGGATGTCGATCGGTGCCTGGTGGCGCTCGGCGAGGCCGAAGACGATGTCGAGATGGCGTACGGGGTCGCGGTCCAGGGTGCACGGGTCGATGCCGCCGACCACGGACGCGCCGGCGGACATCGCCTGGTCCATGAGTTCCGGCACGCCCTTCTCCTTGAGCAGACCGGCCTGCGGGAAGGCCATGATCTCGACCTCGCACCGGCCGGCGTGCGCCTCCTTGGCCGCGAGGACGCCCTCCAGCCGCTCCAGACCGCAGTCCGCGTCGATCTGGGCGTAGCTGCGCACGCGGGTCGTGCCCCGCTCGATCATGCGGCCCAGGGTGTACGTGGCCCGCTGGGCGACGCTCCACTCGTCCTCACGCCAGTGCGCGCGGTCGTTCATCGTCATGCCCCAGACACCGGGGGCGCCCGTGTGGGGGCGGAAGGGCAGCCCCATGCGGGTGGAGTCGAGGTGGCAGTGGACGTCGGAGAACGACGGCAGCGCGAGCCGTCCCCGTCCGGCCACGGTGTCGTCCGCGGCACGGCTCGGGTCGTGCGGGGTGAGCGCGGCTATCACGCCGTCCCTGATCTCGATGTCGCAGGGCTCGCCGCCCCAGGGACGGACGTTCGTGATCAGCATGTGGTGCCTCTCCTTCGTTCGGTAGACCGGTATGAAGTTGTCGGGGTGGAGGTGCCGGGCGGCTCGGGTCACTCCGCCGGCAGCACCTCGGCCAGGGTCGCCAGGGAAGGGCCGCGGCCCCGCTCGATGTGCGCATAGGCGAGGGCGTCGGCCAGGTCCGGCTTGCCCGCGTAGATCGCGGCGCAGATGTCCTGGTGCTCGGTGCACTGCACACGCGGGTCGAGGCCGCCGGTGAGGGTGAACAGCCACTGCACCAGGCCCAGCGAGGGCTGAAGGGCGTCCTGGAGCAGCCGGTTCCCGGTCATCGCGACGATCTCCGCGTGCAGGGCGGTGTTGGCGGCGGGAATCTCGTGGATATCACCCCGCCCGGTGGCGTCCTCGGCCGCTTCCATGAGTTCGCGCAGCCGGTCGCCGCCGCGGCCGGCCGCGCAGGCCTCCGCGGCCCTGCGGGCGGCGAACACCTCAAGGCTCAGCCGGAGGTCGAAGAGCTCGGCCACATCGCGCAGCGAGAGGTTGCGCACGGACGCGCCGCGCCGCGGGGAGATCACCACGAGGCCCTCCCCGGTCAGCCGGGTGAGCGCTTCCCGGACGGGGATGCGCGAGAAGCCCAGGGCCTCGGAGAGTTCGCGCTCCCGCAGACGTACGCCGGGCGGGTACTCGCCGGACAGGATGCGGGCGCGGATCGTCCGCTCGGCGTGATCGACATGGGACGCACCGGACTCGGGCGAATCGGTCATCGTGAGGTCTCCTCGTACGGCGGGAACGTCGGCGGGAACAGCTCGCCGGCGCCTCGGCGGCGCAGGTCGCGCTCGCCGTAGGCCGCGCGCATTGTCTCGAACAGGGTCTGGGCCCGGCGCCGCAGGTTCGGCAGGTCGGTGCCCGGTATCCGGCCGTCGGTCATGACGGGGCGCCCCGCCACGACGGAGTGGGTGGCCTGCCGGGCGGTGCCGTTCAGCAGGAACGTACGGACGGGGTCGTCCTGGACGCCGTCGCGGATGTCGTCCAGCCGGAACGCCACCAGGTCCGCCTGCGCGCCGGGCTCCAGCCGCCCGAGGTCGGTGCGCCGCAGTGCGCGGGCGCCGCCGAGCGTGGCCGCCTCGACGTAGTGCTCGGCGGGCGCGGCGTCCAGGCGTCCGTCGACGACCTTGGCGAGGTGGACGCCGGTGTCCATGCCCCGGATGAGGTCCGGCGGGAAGGAGTCGGTGCCCAGACACAGATTGATCCCTGCCCGCCGGTAGGCATCGAAGGAGTGCAGTACCTGGCCGTAGCGCAGCGAGGTCTGCGGGCAGTGGATGACGGAGACGCCCGCCGCCGCGAGCGCGGCCAGGTCGCCGCGGTCCTCGCCGTGCACGTCGGGGTGGCGGTCGGTCACGATGCCGTGCGGCACGAGGAGCCGGGTGTCCAGCAGCCCGGTGCGGGCGAGCAGCCGCAGGGGCGTGGTGCCGTGCAGCTCCTGTACGAGATCCCGTTCGGCCATGCCCTGGAGACAGTGCAGCCGTACGGGGACGTCGCGCCGTCGCGCGATCCACCAGCGCCTCGCCGAGGTCCAGTTCCGCGTCCACCGGACCGTCGTACCCCGTGCCCACGTACGCGATCGTGTCGTCCTCCCACACGATCTCGCCGTCACGGAGCAGAGCGTGCCCGCCGTCTCGGTGGGCGAGGACGTGGGTGGCGCGCCAGCGGGTTCGCACGGGGCCTCCTGCGGGTGCGGTGTACCGGACCGCCCCGAGCGGACGGCGGTCCTCGGTCGGAGCAAGGCGACAGTAACACTTGGCATACCAAGTGCCCGCACCCTCAGGAGTTATGTGAAGTTAGTCGGAAATATCGACCCGGAAAGCCTGCATGGAGGAGAGGATGACACCCTCTGGCATACCAGCAGGGTGACTCCGGGGAGCCGGAGCCCCGTCAGATCTCCGTGAGCCGTCCCGCCGTCACCTCGACGCGGCGCGTCGTGCGGACTGCCTCCAGCATCCGCCGGTCGTGCGTGACCAGCAGCAGCGTCCCCGTGTACGAGTCGAGCGCCGATTCCAGCTGCTCGATCGCCGGCAGGTCAAGATGGTTCGTGGGCTCGTCCAGGACGAGGAGGTTGACGCCGCGGCCCTGGAGCAGGGCGAGTGCCGACCGGGTCCGTTCGCCCGGGGAGAGGGTGGTCGCGGGGCGCATCACATGGTCGGCGCGCAAGCCGAATTTGGCGAGGAGGGTACGGACCTCGGCCGGTTCCGTGTCCGGGACGGCCGCGCAGAACGCCTCCAGCAGGGATTCCGTACCGTGGAACAGCTTCCGCGCCTGGTCCACCTCACCGACGACCACACCCGAGCCCAGGCTCGCGTGCCCCGAGTCCAGCGGGAGACGGCCGAGCAGAGCGGCGAGCAGGGTCGACTTCCCGGCGCCGTTGGCACCGGTGATGGCGATCCGGTCCGCCCAGTCGATCTGGAGCGAGACCGGGCCGAACACGAAGTCCCCGAGGCCGACCCGCGCCTCGCGCAGCGTCGCCACGACGGAGCCGGAGCGGGGGGCGGAGGCGATCTCCATCCGCAGCTCCCACTCCTTGCGCGGCTCGTCCACGACATCGAGGCGGTCGATCATGCGCTGGGTCTGGCGGGCCTTCGCGGCCTGCTTCTCGCTCGACTCGCTGCGGAACTTGCGGGCCATCTTGTCGGAGTCGCCGGCCTTGCGGCGCGCGTTCCTGACGCCCTTGTCCATCCAGGAGCGCTGCATCAGAGCGCGGCCTTCGAGTGCGGAGCGCTTGTCGGCGAACTCCTCGAACTCCTCGCGGGCGTGCCTGCGGGCCCGCTCGCGCTCCTCCAGGTATGCCGCGTAGCCACCGCCGTAGAGGTTGATCTGCTGCTGGGCCAGGTCGAGTTCGAGGACCTTGGTGACCGTGCGCATCAGGAACTCGCGGTCGTGGCTGATGACGACCGTGCCGGCGCGCAGCCCGGAGACGTACCGCTCCAGCCGTTCCAGGCCGTCGAGGTCGAGGTCGTTGGTGGGTTCGTCGAGCAGGAAGATGTCGTAGCGGGAGAGCAGCAGCGAGGCGAGGCCCACGCGGGCCGCCTGGCCGCCGGAGAGCGTGGTCATCGGCAGGTCGAGACCGACGGTCAGGCCGAGGTCGGCGGCGACCTCCTCGGCCCGTTCGTCCAGGTCGGCGCCGCCGAGGGCGAGCCAGCGCTCCAGCGACTCGGAGTACGCGTCGTCAGAGCCGGGCGCCCCGTCGACGAGGGCCTGGGTGGCGGTGTCCATCGCCGCCTGGGCCTCGGCGACACCCGTCCGGCGGGCCAGGAACTCCCGTACGGTCTCGTCGGGGCGCCGCTCCGGTTCCTGCGGCAGGTGGCCGACGGTGGCGGTGGGCGGGGAGAGCCGCAGCTCCCCCTCCTCCGGCTGGTCGAGCCCGGCGAGCAGCCGCAGCAGCGACGATTTTCCGGCGCCGTTGACTCCGACGAGACCGATCACATCACCGGGAGCGACCACGAGGTCGAGTTCGGCGAAGAGAGTGCGGTCGCCGTGTCCGGCGGCGAGGTCCTTGGCGACGAGGGTGGCAGTCATCAGGGTGTCGATCCTAATCGGCGGCCGGGGCTCCCGGTGCAGGTGCCTGCGGGGTCGGGGCACGGGCCACCGGCGAGGTGCGCCGCAGGGATGCCCGGCAGGCTCCCCGTCCTCACGCCTGCCGGGCGCCCGAAGCATCGCCCTGCCCGTGCACCTCGGCTAGGGTCCTTCCCCTGGATCGAGTGATCGGGCGCGGCCCGACCCGGGCGGGAGACCTGGCGTCCGGGGCGTGAACGGGGTCCGGACAGAGACGAGCGGCGGTGCGGCAGTGTCCGAAGTGATCGTGGTGGGCGGTGGGGTCAGCGGCCTCACCACGGCGGTGGTGCTGGCCGGGCGCGGTCACCGGGTGCGGGTCTGGTCCCGGCAGCCCGCGGCGGCCACGACGTCGGCGGTGGCGGGCGCCCTGTGGTGGCCGTACCGGATCGAGCCGCAGGACCGGGTCGGCGACTGGTCGCTGGCTTCACTGCGCTGGTACGAGGAGCTGGCCGCCCATCCGCGCGAGACCGGGGTGCGGCTGGTCAGCGGTGTGCACCGGGGTGAGCGGCTCGCGGCGCTCGGGGCGTGGGCCGGGAGGCTGAAGGATGTGGTGGAGGACGCCGAGGGGCTGCGGTGCCGGCTGCCCCTGATCGACATGCCGGTCCATCTCGACTGGCTGGAGGAGCGGGTCAGGGCGGCCGGGGGCTCGGTCGAGCGGCGTACGGTCACCTCGTTCGACGAGGCGGCCGCCGAGGCGGCGACGGTGGTCAACTGCACGGGGCTCGGCGCCCGCGAACTGGTCCCCGACACCGGGATGCGGCCGGTTCGCGGTCAGCTGGTCATGGTGGAGAACCCGGGGATCGAGGAGTGGTTCACCGAGGCTGACCCGGCGGCGGGCGCGACGACGTACTTCTTCCCGCAGCCGGGCCGGCTGGTGCTCGGCGGCACCGCCGGGACGGACGACTGGAGCACCGTGCCCGATCCCCGCACGGCCGAGGAGATCGTGGCCCGGTGTGCCCGGGTCCGGCCGGAGATCGCCCGCGCGCGGATCATCGGGCACCGGGTGGGGCTGCGGCCGGCCCGGGACGCGGGGGTCCGCATCGAGGCCGAGCCGCTGCCCGGCGGCGGGCGCCTGGTGCACAACTACGGACACGGGGGCGCGGGCGTGACCGTCGCCCTGGGCTGCGCGGAGGCGACGGCCCGGCTGGTGGTCTGAACCGCCGCGTGCGGGGCCGACGGGGGCAGGGACGCCTGGAGGGCCCGCGACCCCGCAGGGCCGTCGGCCCGCGCGGCCCTCGGACGGCTCGGGGTCCACTCCTCGGCCCTCGAACGGCCCAGCGCCCTCAGTCGCCCGCCGGGCTCGAACCGCCGGGCCGGTCCCCGCGCTCGGTGGTGATCTGGCTGTCGCCGGGGCCGATCCGGATCTCGAAGTCACCGTCGTACTTGGCGTGGCCCTCGATGACCGCGGACTCGACCGCCTCCACCCCGAACTCGCGGCGCACGATGAGCGGGTCCTCGCGCAGGTCCCGCACAAGGGCCACGCACATGCCGATCATGACGATCGTGAAGGGCGCGGCCACCAGAATGGTCAGGTTCTGGAGGCCGGCCAGCGCATCGCCCTTGCCGTTCCCGATCAGCAGCATGATCGCCGCCACCGCACCGGTGGTGACGCCCCAGAAGACGACGACCCACTTGGCCGGTTCGAGGATGCCCTTCTGCGACAGGGTGCCCATCACGATGGAAGCGGCATCCGCGCCCGACACGAAGAAGATGCCGACCAGGATCATCACCAGCAGACTCATCACCGTCGGGATGGGGAACTGCTGGAGCACGCCGAAGAGCTGGGCCTCCTGGGTGTCGGCGCCGTTCAGCTTCCCGGCCTCCTGGAGCTTGATGGCGCTGCCGCCGAAGATCGCGAACCAGATCAGGCTGACGGTGCTGGGGACCAGGATGACCCCGCCGATGAACTGACGGATCGTCCGGCCGCGGCTGATCCTGGCGATGAACATGCCGACGAACGGGGTCCAGGAGATCCACCAGGCCCAGTAGAAGACGGTCCAGCTGCTGAGCCAGTCGGCGACCTCTCCCTTGCCGGTCGCCTCGGTGCGGCCCGCGAGCTGGGGCAGATCACCGATGTAGGCGGCGATCGAGGTGGGCAGCAGGTCGAGCACGATGATGGTGGGTCCCGCGATGAACACGAAGACGGCGAGGATCAGGGCGAGCACCATATTGATGTTGGACAGCCACTGGATGCCCTTCTCCACGCCGGAGATCGCCGAGGCGACGAAGGCCACGGTCAGCACCGCGATGATCAGGACGAGCAGCCCGGTGCCGGTCGTCTCCATCCAGTTCAGTTCGTGGAAACCGCTGCCGATCTGAAGGGCTCCCAGGCCCAGCGAGGCCGCCGAGCCGAAGAGCGTGGCGAAAATGGCGAGGATGTCGATCAGCCGGCCGACGCCGCCGTGGGCGTGCCGGGCACCGATGAGCGGTTCGAAGACGGCACTGATCGTCTGCCGCCTGCGGCGCCGGAAGGTGCTGTACGAGATCGCGAGACCGACCACCGCGTAGATCGCCCAGGGATGGAGCGTCCAGTGGAAGAGAGTGGTGGCCATCGCCGTCTGCATCGCCTCGGCGGCGTCCGCCGGGTGGGTGCCGGGCGGCGGGTGGACGAAGTGCGCCAGGGGCTCACTCACTCCGTAGAACATCAGGCCGATGCCCATACCGGCGCTGAACATCATGGCGACCCAGGACACGGTCCGGAATTCCGGCTCCTCGCCCTCCTGGCCGAGGGTGATCGTTCCGTAGCGGCTGATGGCGAGCCAGAGCGCGAAGACCACGAATCCGGAGGCGGCCAGCATGAAGGCCCAACCGCCGTTGTGCATGAGTCCGTTGAGCAACGTATTGGAGACGTCCTCCAGCGAGTCGGTGGCGGTGGCCCCCCAGACCACGAAGGCGAGGGTCAGGACAGCGGTGACGCCGAACACCACCCGGTCGGTCGTGGGGTGCCGGCTCTGGGCCGGGTCGCCGGGCAGATCCGCCGTCACCGACAGATCCCCCCTGCCGCCCGTTCTCTGATCGTCCTGCGACACGAATGGCACCTTTCACGGAAGCTGGAGTTTCGCTCTCCGTAGGCAGTACCACACGCGACGCACATCTTCCGGGATCAACAAGCGGTATCAGCTTGACCGTTTATGAGGTGATACGTCGCATTCTTGTCCAGAAGGAGCGGGACCAGCCTCCGGGCGGGCTGGGCCAGCGGTACGTACACACCGTCACCGTCGGGCCGGGAGGTGACGCCGTGCAGGACGAGTTCGTCCCCGACCCGGGCGAACTGGGCCGCCGTGAGCCGGTAACCGCAGGGCGGGTGCGCGAGGGTCTCGCCCGGACCCGCCGCCTCGTTGTCGGCCCCGCCGAGCGGGACCGGGCCCCGGTCGGTGAACCCGGCCGCCCGGGAGCGGGCGGTGGCGGCGGCGATCTCGCCGCGCCGCTCCTCGACGTAGGAGAACAGGCCTTTGAGTGCGGCACGTTGGGAGTGCACCCGGCGACGGTTGTTGAGTGCGGGGTCGGCCCGCTCGGCGTCGGTGAGCGCGTCCACGCGGGACTCGACGAGCAGGGCCACCGCATGCTTGACGCCCGCCGCATTGCGCAGGATGCGCTCCTGCCCGTCGCCCGCGGTCTGCTTGACGGGCCGGCCCGTGACCGGGTCGGTCCAGATGCCGTAGAGCCCGCTGTCGTGTCCGGCGTCCCGGGCGGCCGGGCGCACATGGCGTTCGGCCAGGAGCTTCGATTCGTCGCGCACCAGGTCATGGACATTGGGGTTGCGGGGCCACAGGACGGTCAGGTCGCTGTCGTAGTACGGCGGCGTCGCGCCGTACTCGTGCAGGTCGTAGACCACATCGGGCCTGTCGTCCCGGAGGGCCGCCGCGATGGCCCGGCCCTCGGCGGTCCGCAGCGCGATGTGGTCGCGGTTGATGTCCACGTCGTCGGAGTTGCCACGGGTTCCGGCGGCGCGACCGTCGGGGTTGGCGGTCGGAATGACGAGGATCTCGGTACGGGAGAGAAGGTCCCGGGTCGCCCGGTCCCTGGCGTATCCGAGATCACGGATCACCGTCAGACAGGCCTCGCGGGCGGCGGGTTCATCACCGTGCTGGCCGCACACGAGGAGCACGGTGAGGGCGGTCGGACGCCGGCTGCCGATCCGGACGAGCCGCAACGGCCGCCCCTGCTTCGTCGTTCCGATCCGCTCCACGGAGACCCGGTCGCTGTGCCGGGCGACGGCCGCGAGCAAGGAGCGTTCCTCGGCCGGGCCGGTCCAGCGTGCCCCGTCGGCGGATTCGAATCCGGTACGCGGCGGGGTCCGCGCCGCCGCGGCGGACACCGTGACCAGCGCGCCGGCCAGCGCGGTGGCGACGCCCGTCAGCGCGAGGTTGCGAACCCTGTGACGCCCCGCCCGCCGGTCGCGGTACTTCGGCGCGCAGCGGTTCACCGGCCACCGGCCGCCGTGTCGCACGGACCGCCGGCGGGGGCCGGAACGGGCGGTCTGTACGTCGAGCGGGCACCCCGCGCACGTGTCGGCATGGGCGGAAGGTACCGTGGCCGGCGCCCGCGCGACAGGTCCCCCGGTCACCGCTCCGCGAAAGGCCCTAGGCTGGCGAGGTTCGTGCTGTTCGGCCGGACCCCGGCCGTCTCCGGCCCCCTCCCGCGCCTCCGAGGAGCGTCCCTTGCCCCGTCCGACCCCCGATGCCCCTCACGACGCACGCCCCACACTGGAAGCCGTGGCAGCCCGGGCCGGGGTGTCCCGGGCAACGGCCTCCCGAGTGGTCAACGGCGGGGCCGGGGTACGGCAGCCGCTCGTGGACCAGGTGCGCAAGGCGGTCGATGAGCTCGGCTACATACCGAACCACGCCGCCCGGACGCTGGTGACCCGGCGCAACGGAGCCGTCGCCGTGATCATCGACGAACCCGAGATACGTATCTTCTCCGACCCCTTCTTCTCCCAGCACATCCGCGGCATCAGCCGTGAACTCATTACTTATGACGCCCAGTTGGTGCTCCTCCTGGTGGAGGGGAGCGGGGACTTCGACCGGGTGACCCGCTATCTGGCCGGTGGCCATGTGGACGGGGTACTGGCCTTCTCGCTGCACACGGACGACGAACTGCCCGCGGTCATCCGCCGGTTCCGGGTACCGACGGTCTACGGCGGGCGCCCCGGACG
Protein-coding regions in this window:
- a CDS encoding ABC-F family ATP-binding cassette domain-containing protein, producing MTATLVAKDLAAGHGDRTLFAELDLVVAPGDVIGLVGVNGAGKSSLLRLLAGLDQPEEGELRLSPPTATVGHLPQEPERRPDETVREFLARRTGVAEAQAAMDTATQALVDGAPGSDDAYSESLERWLALGGADLDERAEEVAADLGLTVGLDLPMTTLSGGQAARVGLASLLLSRYDIFLLDEPTNDLDLDGLERLERYVSGLRAGTVVISHDREFLMRTVTKVLELDLAQQQINLYGGGYAAYLEERERARRHAREEFEEFADKRSALEGRALMQRSWMDKGVRNARRKAGDSDKMARKFRSESSEKQAAKARQTQRMIDRLDVVDEPRKEWELRMEIASAPRSGSVVATLREARVGLGDFVFGPVSLQIDWADRIAITGANGAGKSTLLAALLGRLPLDSGHASLGSGVVVGEVDQARKLFHGTESLLEAFCAAVPDTEPAEVRTLLAKFGLRADHVMRPATTLSPGERTRSALALLQGRGVNLLVLDEPTNHLDLPAIEQLESALDSYTGTLLLVTHDRRMLEAVRTTRRVEVTAGRLTEI
- a CDS encoding FAD-dependent oxidoreductase, with protein sequence MSEVIVVGGGVSGLTTAVVLAGRGHRVRVWSRQPAAATTSAVAGALWWPYRIEPQDRVGDWSLASLRWYEELAAHPRETGVRLVSGVHRGERLAALGAWAGRLKDVVEDAEGLRCRLPLIDMPVHLDWLEERVRAAGGSVERRTVTSFDEAAAEAATVVNCTGLGARELVPDTGMRPVRGQLVMVENPGIEEWFTEADPAAGATTYFFPQPGRLVLGGTAGTDDWSTVPDPRTAEEIVARCARVRPEIARARIIGHRVGLRPARDAGVRIEAEPLPGGGRLVHNYGHGGAGVTVALGCAEATARLVV
- a CDS encoding M14 family metallopeptidase: MNRCAPKYRDRRAGRHRVRNLALTGVATALAGALVTVSAAAARTPPRTGFESADGARWTGPAEERSLLAAVARHSDRVSVERIGTTKQGRPLRLVRIGSRRPTALTVLLVCGQHGDEPAAREACLTVIRDLGYARDRATRDLLSRTEILVIPTANPDGRAAGTRGNSDDVDINRDHIALRTAEGRAIAAALRDDRPDVVYDLHEYGATPPYYDSDLTVLWPRNPNVHDLVRDESKLLAERHVRPAARDAGHDSGLYGIWTDPVTGRPVKQTAGDGQERILRNAAGVKHAVALLVESRVDALTDAERADPALNNRRRVHSQRAALKGLFSYVEERRGEIAAATARSRAAGFTDRGPVPLGGADNEAAGPGETLAHPPCGYRLTAAQFARVGDELVLHGVTSRPDGDGVYVPLAQPARRLVPLLLDKNATYHLINGQADTAC
- a CDS encoding BCCT family transporter, encoding MSQDDQRTGGRGDLSVTADLPGDPAQSRHPTTDRVVFGVTAVLTLAFVVWGATATDSLEDVSNTLLNGLMHNGGWAFMLAASGFVVFALWLAISRYGTITLGQEGEEPEFRTVSWVAMMFSAGMGIGLMFYGVSEPLAHFVHPPPGTHPADAAEAMQTAMATTLFHWTLHPWAIYAVVGLAISYSTFRRRRRQTISAVFEPLIGARHAHGGVGRLIDILAIFATLFGSAASLGLGALQIGSGFHELNWMETTGTGLLVLIIAVLTVAFVASAISGVEKGIQWLSNINMVLALILAVFVFIAGPTIIVLDLLPTSIAAYIGDLPQLAGRTEATGKGEVADWLSSWTVFYWAWWISWTPFVGMFIARISRGRTIRQFIGGVILVPSTVSLIWFAIFGGSAIKLQEAGKLNGADTQEAQLFGVLQQFPIPTVMSLLVMILVGIFFVSGADAASIVMGTLSQKGILEPAKWVVVFWGVTTGAVAAIMLLIGNGKGDALAGLQNLTILVAAPFTIVMIGMCVALVRDLREDPLIVRREFGVEAVESAVIEGHAKYDGDFEIRIGPGDSQITTERGDRPGGSSPAGD